Proteins co-encoded in one Halalkalicoccus subterraneus genomic window:
- a CDS encoding shikimate kinase yields MDGRAHAPAAGTILNALANERGAAFAIDLETTATVSLDDSREVRGEIDGAPEADTALIERCVELAIEEYGDCGERSLGGTVRTESEVPLAAGLKSSSAAANATVLATCAALGVDVDLLDACRLGVRGAREVGVTVTGAFDDASSSMLGGVTVTDNAEDELLANEAVEWDVLVWAPPEQAFSADADVASCRKVAPVADVVCDLALQGRYGRAMTVNGFAFCGALGFPTEPMLDGLPDVRGVSLSGTGPSYVAIGERQVLAELREQWEVRDGTTWLTTTRTEGARTE; encoded by the coding sequence ATGGACGGCCGAGCACACGCGCCCGCGGCGGGCACGATCCTCAACGCCCTGGCCAACGAGCGGGGCGCGGCGTTCGCGATCGATCTCGAAACCACCGCGACCGTCTCGCTCGATGACTCCCGGGAGGTACGCGGCGAGATCGACGGCGCACCCGAGGCTGACACGGCGCTGATCGAGCGCTGTGTCGAACTCGCGATCGAGGAGTACGGCGACTGCGGCGAGCGCTCGCTCGGCGGTACGGTACGAACCGAAAGCGAGGTACCCCTCGCCGCGGGGCTGAAGAGTTCGAGCGCCGCCGCCAACGCGACGGTGCTCGCGACCTGCGCCGCGCTCGGCGTCGACGTCGATCTCCTCGACGCCTGCCGGCTGGGCGTGCGGGGGGCCCGCGAGGTCGGGGTCACGGTAACGGGAGCGTTCGACGACGCCTCGTCGTCGATGCTCGGCGGCGTGACGGTCACGGATAACGCCGAGGACGAACTGCTCGCGAACGAGGCCGTCGAGTGGGACGTTCTCGTGTGGGCACCCCCCGAACAGGCCTTCAGCGCCGACGCCGACGTCGCGAGCTGTCGGAAGGTCGCCCCGGTCGCCGACGTGGTCTGCGATCTCGCCCTCCAGGGTCGGTACGGGCGGGCGATGACGGTCAATGGCTTTGCCTTCTGTGGCGCGCTCGGCTTCCCGACTGAACCGATGCTCGACGGGCTGCCCGACGTTCGGGGCGTCTCGCTGTCGGGCACCGGCCCGAGCTACGTGGCGATCGGCGAACGACAGGTTTTAGCCGAACTTCGAGAACAGTGGGAGGTACGGGACGGAACCACATGGCTAACAACGACGCGAACCGAGGGCGCGCGGACGGAGTGA
- a CDS encoding DUF7128 family protein, producing MVVQTERDDGTWYECEACGLMFDERDDARQHEDNCDAEDPSYIQ from the coding sequence ATGGTAGTACAGACCGAGCGCGACGACGGGACGTGGTACGAGTGCGAGGCCTGTGGACTCATGTTCGACGAGCGAGACGACGCCCGCCAGCACGAGGACAACTGCGACGCCGAGGACCCCTCATACATCCAGTAG
- a CDS encoding DUF5796 family protein, whose product MSQRSNVSPSTLGIELADSGIAVRYTDGREVFYHGIPETVSETLRTPPGKEVHVLVTDPTETEGVMLYVNDLKTHDDVLESTGVGRVIVEPGEREEAFPGVEVRAEGHRILVDADPQVARGRVFVFAEDDMSEHSYELVNDTEE is encoded by the coding sequence ATGAGCCAGCGAAGCAACGTCTCGCCATCGACGCTGGGAATCGAACTCGCCGACAGCGGGATCGCAGTCCGGTATACCGACGGCCGTGAGGTGTTCTACCACGGCATCCCCGAGACGGTCTCGGAAACCCTCAGAACGCCACCCGGAAAGGAAGTCCACGTCCTCGTGACCGATCCGACCGAAACCGAGGGCGTGATGCTGTACGTCAACGACCTGAAGACCCATGACGACGTGCTCGAATCGACCGGCGTCGGGCGGGTGATCGTCGAACCCGGCGAGCGCGAGGAGGCCTTCCCGGGCGTCGAGGTCCGCGCGGAAGGCCATCGAATCCTCGTCGATGCCGATCCTCAGGTCGCCCGCGGGCGGGTGTTCGTCTTCGCCGAGGACGACATGAGCGAACACTCCTACGAACTGGTCAACGACACCGAGGAGTGA
- a CDS encoding CDC48 family AAA ATPase: MSDSDVTLTVRGAEKRDAGRGVARLPEDARQVLSVLSGDTVLIEGERTTVAKVWPAGPSAEGGTVQVDADTRANAGVSIGDTVRVRKQTVEDARSVTITPPVSISAEDAESVQRAVKRDLRDRPVRTGERVRIERLGVGPFSITDTNPDGTVRITGSTRVTVPADVEAAETVDGASDGRISYEDIGGLDDELDLVREMIELPLSEPELFRQVGIDAPKGVLLYGPPGTGKTLIARAVANEVDASFHTVSGPEIMSKYKGESEEQLREVFEKARENSPSIVFFDEIDSVAGKRDDSGDVENRVVAQLLSLMDGLDARGDVVVIGATNRVDSLDPALRRGGRFDREIEIGVPDAVGRREIFEVHTRGMPLAEDVSLDRLAERTYGFVGADIHALATEAGMNALRRFRSDGGALADLIVTRADFDGARAAVDPSAMREFVAETPRTSFADVGGLDEAKQTLQEAIEWPLSYTELFEKTATEPPSGVLLYGPPGTGKTLLARAIASESGVNFIHVAGPELLDQYVGESEKAVRKVFERARQTAPSIVFFDEIDALAAERGQGHEVTERVVSQLLTELDGLADNPNLVVLAATNRKDALDRALIRPGRLETHIEVPAPDEAGRRAILEIHTREKPLGEDVDLDELASELDDFTGADLAALCRAASMRAIREIATEYGPEEAIERADEIRIRKEHFEAAREGIEPSR; encoded by the coding sequence ATGAGCGACTCCGACGTGACCCTGACGGTCCGCGGCGCCGAGAAGCGCGACGCGGGTCGCGGGGTCGCCCGTCTGCCCGAGGACGCCCGCCAGGTCCTCTCAGTTCTCAGCGGCGATACCGTCCTCATCGAGGGCGAGCGAACCACCGTTGCGAAGGTCTGGCCAGCCGGCCCGAGCGCTGAAGGCGGCACCGTCCAGGTCGACGCCGATACCCGCGCGAACGCCGGTGTGAGCATCGGCGATACGGTGAGAGTACGAAAACAGACCGTCGAGGACGCCCGGTCGGTGACGATCACGCCGCCCGTCTCGATCTCCGCGGAGGACGCCGAAAGCGTCCAGCGGGCGGTCAAACGCGACCTGCGCGACCGGCCCGTCCGAACCGGCGAGCGCGTGCGGATCGAACGCCTCGGGGTCGGCCCCTTCTCGATCACCGACACGAATCCGGACGGGACGGTCAGAATCACCGGCTCCACCCGAGTGACGGTACCCGCCGACGTCGAGGCCGCAGAAACCGTCGACGGGGCGTCGGACGGCCGGATCAGCTACGAGGACATCGGCGGGTTGGACGACGAACTCGACCTCGTCCGGGAGATGATCGAGCTACCCCTTTCCGAACCCGAACTCTTCCGACAGGTGGGTATCGACGCGCCGAAGGGCGTCCTCCTGTATGGCCCGCCCGGTACCGGCAAGACGCTGATCGCCCGCGCGGTGGCAAACGAGGTCGACGCCAGTTTCCACACCGTCTCCGGCCCGGAGATCATGTCCAAATACAAGGGCGAGAGCGAGGAACAGCTCCGGGAGGTCTTCGAGAAGGCTCGGGAGAACTCGCCGTCGATCGTCTTCTTCGACGAGATCGATTCCGTGGCGGGAAAGCGCGACGACTCGGGCGACGTCGAGAACCGCGTGGTCGCCCAGCTGCTCAGCCTGATGGACGGGCTGGACGCCCGCGGGGACGTGGTCGTCATCGGCGCGACCAATCGGGTGGACTCGCTCGACCCGGCGCTGCGCCGGGGCGGGCGCTTTGATAGGGAAATCGAGATCGGGGTACCCGACGCCGTCGGCCGCCGGGAGATCTTCGAGGTCCACACCAGAGGGATGCCGCTCGCGGAGGACGTCTCGCTGGATCGGCTCGCCGAGCGCACCTATGGCTTCGTCGGCGCGGACATCCACGCGCTGGCGACCGAGGCGGGCATGAACGCCCTTCGGCGCTTTCGCTCCGATGGTGGCGCTCTCGCCGATCTCATCGTCACTCGCGCGGATTTCGATGGAGCGCGGGCCGCGGTCGATCCCTCGGCGATGCGCGAGTTCGTCGCCGAGACCCCACGGACGAGCTTTGCGGACGTCGGCGGGCTGGACGAGGCGAAACAGACGTTACAGGAAGCCATCGAATGGCCGCTCTCGTATACCGAGCTGTTCGAGAAGACCGCAACCGAACCACCATCGGGTGTCCTTCTCTACGGGCCGCCCGGAACCGGAAAGACGCTGCTCGCGCGCGCGATCGCCAGCGAGAGCGGGGTCAACTTCATCCACGTCGCCGGCCCCGAACTGCTCGATCAGTACGTCGGCGAGAGCGAGAAAGCCGTCCGCAAGGTGTTCGAGCGTGCGCGCCAGACCGCCCCGTCGATCGTGTTTTTCGACGAGATCGACGCGCTGGCCGCCGAACGCGGGCAGGGCCACGAGGTGACCGAACGAGTCGTCTCGCAACTGTTGACCGAACTCGACGGGCTGGCGGACAACCCCAACCTCGTGGTGCTCGCCGCAACGAACAGGAAAGACGCGCTCGACCGGGCGTTGATCCGCCCGGGCCGCCTCGAAACGCATATCGAGGTGCCCGCGCCCGACGAGGCCGGCCGGCGAGCGATTCTGGAGATCCATACCCGCGAGAAGCCGCTGGGCGAGGACGTGGATCTCGACGAACTGGCGAGCGAACTCGACGACTTCACCGGCGCGGATCTGGCGGCGCTCTGTCGGGCCGCCTCGATGCGCGCGATCCGGGAGATCGCAACCGAGTACGGCCCCGAGGAGGCGATCGAACGCGCCGACGAGATCCGGATCAGGAAGGAACACTTCGAGGCCGCACGCGAGGGGATCGAGCCCTCCCGTTAG
- a CDS encoding chorismate mutase, with the protein MANNDANRGRADGVSLDELREEIEEIDRDLVELIARRTYVADTIAEVKDERDLPTTDEGQEQRVMDRAGANAEQFEVDSNLVKAIFRLLIELNKVEQRENR; encoded by the coding sequence ATGGCTAACAACGACGCGAACCGAGGGCGCGCGGACGGAGTGAGCTTGGACGAACTACGCGAGGAGATCGAGGAGATCGACCGCGATCTCGTCGAACTGATCGCTCGGCGGACCTACGTCGCCGACACCATCGCCGAGGTGAAAGACGAACGCGACCTGCCGACGACCGACGAGGGTCAAGAACAGCGCGTGATGGATCGCGCCGGCGCGAACGCCGAGCAGTTCGAGGTGGACTCGAACCTCGTGAAGGCGATCTTTCGGCTCCTGATCGAACTGAACAAGGTCGAACAGCGGGAGAACAGGTAG
- a CDS encoding alpha/beta fold hydrolase, which translates to MPVIQCNGADLYYEDHGEGQPIVFLHGATAGLRYFEPQLTGMSGEYRTIGVDFRGHGRSEKTDIGHTLQHYAEDIEAFLEQLELDDVVLVGWSMGAIVTWEYVHQFGTDRIRALVDIDMEPSPVKREDYDYGSYGIDDLKEAISQIQTSPLELLDQQAPAMLKDPPSRELHNLILDEGSRSPASIQGALLFALLYLRDYRDVLPKIDVPTLVCAGADETWRSVASVEYVTELVPNTQFELFENSGHCLTVEEPKRFNQVLIDFIGTL; encoded by the coding sequence ATGCCAGTGATCCAGTGCAACGGGGCAGACCTCTACTACGAAGACCACGGTGAGGGGCAACCGATCGTATTCCTTCATGGAGCCACAGCGGGTCTTCGATACTTCGAACCGCAGTTAACAGGAATGTCTGGCGAATATCGGACGATCGGAGTCGATTTTCGAGGTCATGGTCGATCCGAGAAGACCGATATCGGTCACACCCTACAGCACTATGCTGAGGATATCGAAGCGTTCCTCGAACAACTCGAACTCGACGACGTCGTTCTCGTCGGCTGGTCGATGGGAGCTATCGTTACGTGGGAGTATGTCCATCAGTTCGGAACTGATCGGATTCGGGCGCTCGTAGATATCGACATGGAACCCTCGCCGGTGAAACGAGAGGACTACGACTACGGGAGCTATGGCATCGATGACCTCAAGGAGGCCATCAGTCAGATTCAGACGTCTCCTCTCGAACTGCTTGACCAGCAAGCGCCGGCAATGCTCAAAGATCCGCCATCGCGGGAACTCCACAATCTAATACTCGACGAAGGGTCACGATCGCCCGCATCAATCCAAGGGGCGTTACTCTTTGCGTTACTGTACCTGCGTGATTACCGGGATGTACTTCCGAAGATCGACGTACCAACGTTAGTGTGTGCTGGAGCAGATGAAACGTGGCGGAGCGTTGCATCCGTCGAGTATGTCACAGAACTCGTACCGAACACTCAGTTCGAACTTTTCGAAAATAGTGGTCACTGTCTCACGGTTGAAGAGCCCAAGCGGTTCAACCAAGTTCTCATCGACTTTATCGGTACGTTGTGA